One window from the genome of Yarrowia lipolytica chromosome 1B, complete sequence encodes:
- a CDS encoding uncharacterized protein (Compare to YALI0B22924g, similar to uniprot|P47119 Saccharomyces cerevisiae YJR069c HAM1 controls 6-N-hydroxylaminopurine sensitivity and mutagenesis, similar to Saccharomyces cerevisiae HAM1 (YJR069C); ancestral locus Anc_1.520) has product MSVVFVTGNAGKLRETNHILAPTGIELTSHKLDLEETQGTIEEVSIAKAKAAAKILNKPVLVEDTALGFAALKGLPGVYIKWFLDSLGHEGLNKMLAGFEDKSATAWCTFAYCGGPDEDVLLFQGTCEGTIVPPRGENNFGWNAVFEPKGYTETFAEMSEETKNAISHRFKALEKLKVFLAEKAEQSK; this is encoded by the exons ATgtctgttgtttttgtcaCTGGAAACGCCGGAAAGCTCCGAGAAACCAACCACATCCTCGCCCCCACCGGAATTGAGCTGACTTCACACAAGCTGGACCTTGAAGAGACTCAGGGAACCATCGAGGAGGTGTCCatcgccaaggccaaggccgctGCTAAGATT ctcaacaagcccGTTCTGGTCGAGGATACCGCTCTTGGttttgctgctctcaagggCCTCCCCGGTGTCTACATCAAGTGGTTCCTGGACTCTCTTGGACACGAGGGTCTCAACAAAATGCTCGCTGGCTTCGAGGACAAGTCTGCTACTGCCTGGTGCACTTTTGCCTACTGCGGAGGCCCTGACGAGGATGTTCTACTGTTCCAGGGTACCTGTGAGGGAACCAttgttcctcctcgaggCGAGAACAACTTTGGCTGGAATGCTGTGTTCGAGCCCAAGGGCTACACCGAGACCTTTGCTGAGATGAGCGAGGAAACCAAGAACGCCATCTCTCATAGATTCAAGGCCCTagagaagctcaaggtcTTTCTTGCCGAGAAGGCAGAGCAGTCCAAGTAG
- a CDS encoding uncharacterized protein (Compare to YALI0B22946g, similar to uniprot|Q8TG40 Candida albicans Hemoglobin and proliferation regulated protein, similar to Saccharomyces cerevisiae FAP7 (YDL166C); ancestral locus Anc_7.348) has translation MRSLPNIVITGTPGTGKSSHCDTLASELPDMKVFSINQVAKDRDCFDGYDEERKSHIVDEEKLIDAIEPDLEKGGLIIDWHVCDIFPEDLVDLVIVLRADTEKIYDRLQKRNYAETKLQENLDAEIMEVVLSDARESYAEEVVIELPSNTIDDIDSNVSRIVSWKEQWVADNK, from the coding sequence ATGAGATCTCTCCCCAATATTGTGATCACCGGTACCCCCGGAACCGGAAAATCGTCTCACTGCGACACCCTGGCCTCGGAGCTGCCCGACATGAAGGTTTTCTCCATTAACCAGGTGGCTAAGGACCGAGACTGCTTCGACGGCTACGATGAGGAGCGAAAATCCCACAttgtggacgaggagaagctcattgACGCCATTGAGCCCGACCTGGAGAAGGGCGGCCTCATCATCGACTGGCACGTGTGCGATATCTTCCCCGAGGACCTAGTTGATCTGGTTATTGTTCTGCGAGCAGACACCGAGAAGATCTACGACCGACTCCAGAAACGAAACTACGCGGAGACTAAGCTGCAGGAGAACCTAGACGCCGAGATCATGGAAGTGGTCCTCTCTGATGCCCGAGAGTCTTACGCTGAGGAAGTTGTCATTGAGCTTCCCAGTAACACTATTGACGATATCGACTCGAACGTCAGCCGTATTGTCAGCTGGAAGGAGCAGTGGGTTGCTGACAACAAATAA